One window from the genome of Ovis canadensis isolate MfBH-ARS-UI-01 breed Bighorn chromosome 21, ARS-UI_OviCan_v2, whole genome shotgun sequence encodes:
- the CDC42BPG gene encoding serine/threonine-protein kinase MRCK gamma isoform X3, with translation MERRLRALERLARGEAGGGPGLDGLLDLLLGLHHELSSAPLRRERNVAQFLSWVSPFVAKVKELRLQRDDFEILKVIGRGAFGEVAVVRQRDSGQIFAMKMLHKWEMLKRAETACFREERDVLVKGDSRWVTALHYAFQDEEYLYLVMDYYAGGDLLTLLSRFEDRLPPELAQFYLAEMVLAIHSLHQLGYVHRDVKPDNILLDMNGHIRLADFGSCLRLNNSGMVDSSVAVGTPDYISPEILQAMEEGKGHYGPQCDWWSLGVCAYELLFGETPFYAESLVETYGKIMNHEDHLQFPDVPDVPASAQDLIRQLLCRQEERLGRRGLDDFRNHPFFEGVDWERLATSTAPYIPELRGPMDTSNFDVDDDTLNHPGTLPPPSHGTFLGHHLPFVGFTYTSGSPSPESSSEQLAPLERKLRCLEQEKLELSRKLQEALQTPSDHRELEQLRKEVQTLQDRLSETLGDSKADGCPAGSPGQDSDLRQERDQLLQELAEARVGQQAQARELREAKGRQEELLRKLQEAQEREAVMANQTQALNSQLEESYDAQSRLQAQVAALKREVTQLQRQRERSPEKASPQVKVTFHTASETNGTGSPEGGGPQETQLKQEVAALRAQLEQARGQGPSGKEEVLCQLQEENRRLSQEQERLIEELEREQQSKQRLEGERRETESNWEAQIADILSWVNDEKVSRGYLQALATKMAEELESLRNVGTQTLPSRPLDHQWKARRLQKMEASARLELQSALEAEIRAKQGLQEQLTQAQEAQLRAESRLQEAEKRHQALQQEVALLREELRVRGPLDTKPSNSLIPFLSFRSSEDSAKDAGTSGEAPELRPEGRRSLRLGAVFPRMPAASTPPTESPPAKPGSHTLRPRSFPSPTKCLRCTSLMLGLGRQGLGCDVCGYFCHPTCAPQAPPCPVPPALLHTALGVHPETGTGTAYEGFLSVPRPSGVRRGWQRVFAALSDSRLLLFDAPDPKLSPASGALLQALDLRDPQFSATPVLAPDVIHAQSKDLPRIFRVTASQLTVPPATCTVLLLAESEGERERWLQVLGELQRLLLDAQPRPRPVYTLKEAYDNGLPLLSHALCAAIVDQERLALGTEEGLFVIHLHSNDIFQVGECRRVQRLAVSPAAGLLVALCGRGPSVRLFALAELENVEATSAKIPESRGCQALAAGRILQARTPVLCVAVKRQVLCYQLGPGPGPWQRRIRELQAPAPVQSLGLLGDRLCVGAAGTFTLYPLLNEAAPLVLGAGLVPEELPPSRGGLGEALGAVELSLSEFLLLFTTAGVYVDSGGRKSRMQELLWPAAPTGWGYAAPYLTVFSENAIDVFDVRRAEWVQTVPLKKVRPLNPEGSLFLFGTEKVRLTYLRNPRAEKDEFDIPNLTDNSRRQLFRTKSKRRFFFRVSEEQLQQQRREMLKDPFVRSKLISTPTNFNHLVHVGPTDGRPGARDLPPLAVEEKGRGARGSGPQRPHSFSEASRRPASMGSDGLAKDADPSKDSLTASTASASLPHVSTPFGRFKSDPGFSSPRSFCSWSSEEEALDISVQRVCVLPPGISEPCRLPDTGLRTTPEPPPSP, from the exons ATGGAGCGGCGGCTGCGCGCGCTGGAGCGGCTGGCGCGGGGCGAGGCCGGTGGCGGCCCGGGGCTCGACGGCCTCCTGGATCTGCTGCTGGGGCTGCACCACGAGCTCAGCAGCGCCCCCCTGCGGCGGGAGCGCAATGTGGCGCAGTTCCTGAGCTGGG TCAGTCCCTTCGTAGCAAAGGTGAAAGAGCTGCGGCTGCAGAGAGACGACTTTGAGATCTTGAAGGTGATCGGCCGAGGGGCCTTCGGGGAG GTCGCTGTGGTGAGGCAGAGGGACAGTGGGCAGATTTTTGCCATGAAAATGCTGCACAAGTGGGAGATGCTGAAGAGGGCTGAG ACGGCCTGTTTCCGGGAGGAGCGGGATGTTCTGGTGAAGGGGGACAGCCGCTGGGTGACCGCTCTGCATTATGCTTTCCAAGATGAGGAGTATCTG TACCTGGTGATGGATTACTACGCTGGAGGGGACCTCCTCACTCTGCTGAGCCGCTTTGAAGACCGCCTCCCGCCCGAGCTGGCCCAGTTCTACCTGGCTGAGATGGTGCTGGCCATTCACTCGCTGCATCAGTTGGGCTACGTCCACAG ggatgTCAAGCCAGACAATATCCTGCTGGACATGAACGGGCACATCCGCTTGGCCGACTTTGGCTCCTGCCTACGTCTCAACAACAGTGGCATG GTGGACTCATCGGTGGCAGTGGGGACACCTGACTACATCTCCCCCGAGATCCTGCAGgccatggaggagggcaagggCCACTACGGCCCACAGTGCGACTGGTGGTCCCTGGGGGTCTGTGCCTATGAGCTGCTCTTCGGGGAGACGCCCTTCTATGCTGAATCTCTGGTGGAAACCTACGGCAAGATCATGAACCACGAG GACCACCTGCAGTTCCCCGACGTGCCCGACGTGCCAGCCAGTGCCCAAGACCTGATCCGCCAGCTGCTGTGCCGCCAGGAGGAGCGTCTGGGCCGAAGAGGGCTGGATGACTTCCGGAACCACCCCTTCTTTGAAGGCGTGGACTGGGAGAGGCTGGCGACCAGCACTGCCCCCTACATCCCCGAGTTGCGTGGGCCCATGGACACCTCCAACTTCGATGTGGACGACGACACCCTCAACCATCCA GGAACCCTGCCGCCGCCCTCCCACGGGACCTTCTTAGGCCACCACCTGCCATTCGTGGGCTTCACCTACACCTCAGGCAG tcccagccctgAGAGCAGCTCTGAGCAGTTGGCGCCGCTGGAGCGGAAGCTCCGCTGTCTGGAGCAGGAGAAGCTGGAGCTGAGCCGGAAGCTCCAAG AGGCTCTGCAGACCCCCTCGGACCATCGGGAGCTAGAGCAGCTGCGGAAGGAAGTGCAGACTCTACAGGACAGGCTGTCAG AGACGCTGGGGGACAGCAAGGCAGACGGGTGTCCGGCTGGCAGCCCAGGCCAGGACAGTGACCTGCGGCAGGAGAGAGACCAGCTCCTCCAG GAGCTGGCTGAGGCTCGGGTGGGGCAGCAGGCACAGGCGCGGGAGCTTCGCGAGGCCAAAGGGCGGCAGGAGGAGCTGCTCCGGAAGCTGCAAGAGGCCCAGGAGAGAGAGGCAGTCATGGCCAACCAGACCCAAGCCCTGAACTCCCAGCTGGAGGAATCCTACGATGCCCAGAGCAGG CTGCAAGCTCAGGTGGCCGCCCTGAAGCGAGAGGTGACTCAGCTCCAGAGACAGCGGGAACGAAGCCCGGAGAAGGCGTCTCCCCAGGTCAAGGTG ACCTTCCACACCGCCTCTGAGACCAACGGCACAGGGTCACCTGAGGGTGGCGGGCCCCaggagacacagctgaagcaggaGGTGGCTGCGCTGCGTGCACAGCTGGAGCAGGCCCGCGGCCAGGG GCCAAGCGGCAAGGAGGAGGTGCTGTGCCAGCTGCAGGAGGAGAACCGGCGGCTGAGCCAGGAGCAGGAGCGG CTCATAGAAGAGCTGGAGCGGGAACAGCAGAGCAAGCAAAGGCTGGAAGGTGAGCGGCGGGAGACGGAAAGCAACTGGGAGGCCCAGATCGCCGACATCCTCAGCTG GGTGAATGATGAGAAGGTGTCAAGAGGCTACCTGCAGGCCCTGGCCACCAAGATGGCCGAGGAGCTGGAGTCCTTGCGGAACGTGGGCACCCAGACTCTCCCTTCCCGGCCGCTG GACCACCAGTGGAAGGCACGGAGGCTGCAGAAGATGGAGGCTTCAGCCAGGCTGGAGCTGCAGTCAGCGCTGGAGGCCGAGATCCGGGCCAAGCAGGGCCTGCAGGAGCAGCTGACTCAGGCACAGGAGGCCCAGCTGCGGGCTGAGAG CCGTCTGCAGGAGGCCGAGAAGCGGCACCAGGCCTTGCAGCAGGAGGTGGCGTTGCTGCGGGAGGAGCTGCGGGTGCGTGGGCCGCTGG ACACCAAGCCTTCAAACTCCCTGATTCCCTTCCTGTCCTTCCGGAGCTCAGAG GATTCCGCCAAAGATGCGGGCACCTCTGGAGAGGCGCCGGAGCTGAGGCCGGAGGGCCGCCGCAGCCTGCGGCTGGGG GCTGTGTTCCCCAGGATGCCTGCTGCCTCCACACCCCCTACAGAAAGTCCCCCTGCAAAG CCTGGCTCACACACGCTGCGTCCCCGGAGCTTCCCATCCCCCACTAAGTGTCTCCGCTGCACCTCGCTGATGCTGGGCCTGGGCCGCCAGGGCCTGGGCTGTGACG TTTGCGGCTACTTCTGTCACCCGACTTGTGCCCCACAGGCCCCCCCCTgccctgtgccccctgccctcctccacacGGCCCTGGGAGTGCACCCCGAAACGGGCACGGGCACCGCCTACGAGGGCTTCCTGTCG GTGCCACGGCCCTCGGGTGTCCGGCGGGGCTGGCAGCGAGTGTTCGCCGCCCTCAGCGACTCACGCCTGCTGCTCTTTGATGCCCCAGACCCGAAGCTCAGCCCGGCCAGCGGGGCCCTCCTGCAGGCTCTGGATCTGAG GGACCCCCAGTTCTCAGCCACCCCTGTCCTGGCCCCTGATGTTATCCACGCCCAATCCAAGGACCTGCCTCGCATCTTTAGG GTGACGGCCTCCCAGCTGACCGTGCCGCCTGCCACATGCACCGTGCTGCTGCTGGCGGAGAGCGAGGGTGAGCGGGAGCGCTGGCTGCAGGTGCTGGGCGAGCTGCAGCGGCTGCTGCTGGACGCgcagccccggccccggcctgtgTACACCCTCAAGGAGGCCTACGACAACGGGCTGCCGCTGCTGTCCCACGCGCTCTGCGCCGCCATCGTTG ACCAGGAACGCCTTGCTCTGGGCACCGAGGAAGGGCTGTTTGTGATCCACCTGCACAGTAACG ACATCTTCCAGGTGGGCGAGTGCCGGCGGGTGCAGCGGCTGGCCGTGAGCCCCGCTGCGGGCCTTCTGGTCGCGCTGTGTGGCCGAGGCCCCAGCGTGCGCCTCTTTGCCCTGGCAGAGCTGGAGAACGTGGAGGCAACCAGCGCCAAGATCCCCGAGTCTCGAGGCTGCCAGGCCCTGGCGGCCGGGCGCATCCTGCAGGCCCGCACCCCCGTGCTCTGTGTTGCGGTCAAGCGCCAGGTGCTCTGCTACCAGCTGGGCCCAGGCCCGGGGCCCTGGCAGCGCCGCATCCGTGAGCTTCAGGCACCAGCACCCGTGCAGAGCCTGGGGCTGCTGGGCGATCGGCTGTGCGTGGGCGCGGCTGGCACCTTCACCCTCTACCCGCTGCTTAACGAGGCAGCGCCTTTAGTGCTGGGGGCCGGTCTTGTGCCTGAGGAGCTCCCCCCATCCCGCGGGGGCCTGGGCGAGGCCCTGGGCGCTGTGGAGCTCAGCCTCAGTGAGTTCCTGCTGCTCTTCACTACTGCTGGGGTCTACGTGGACAGCGGCGGCCGCAAGTCTCGCATGCAAGAGCTGCTGTGGCCAGCAGCACCCACGGGCTGGG GTTATGCAGCCCCCTACCTGACAGTGTTCAGCGAGAATGCCATCGATGTGTTTGATGTGAGGAGGGCAGAATGGGTCCAGACCGTGCCACTCAAGAAG GTGCGACCCCTGAACCCAGAGGGCTCCCTGTTCCTCTTCGGTACCGAGAAGGTCCGGCTGACCTACCTCAGGAACCCGCGGGCAG AGAAGGACGAGTTCGACATCCCCAACCTCACGGACAACAGCCGGCGCCAGCTCTTCCGCACCAAGAGCAAGCGCCGCTTCTTCTTCCGCGTGTCAGaggagcagctgcagcagcagcgcAG ggagatgctgaaggacccTTTCGTGCGCTCCAAGCTCATCTCAACGCCCACCAACTTCAACCACCTGGTGCACGTGGGCCCTACAGACGGGAGACCTGGCGCCAGGGACCTGCCCCCTCTG GCTGTGGAAGAGAAGGGACGAGGTGCCCGTGGCTCTGGCCCGCAGCGGCCCCACAGCTTCTCCGAGGCCTCGCGGCGCCCAGCCTCCATGGGCAGTGACGGCCTCGCTAAAGACGCAGACCCCAGTAAGGACAGCCTCACCGCCTCCACTGCCTCTGCGTCCCTCCCCCATGTTTCCACCCCATTTGGACGCTTCAAATCTGACCCTGGATTTTCGTCCCCTCGCTCATTCTGCTCCTGGAGCAGTGAAGAGGAAGCCTTGGACATCTCTGTCCAGCGAGTCTGTGTCCTGCCCCCAGGGATCTCTGAGCCCTGCCGTCTCCCTGATACAG GTCTCAGAACGACCCCGgagcctccccccagcccctga
- the CDC42BPG gene encoding serine/threonine-protein kinase MRCK gamma isoform X1, translating to MERRLRALERLARGEAGGGPGLDGLLDLLLGLHHELSSAPLRRERNVAQFLSWVSPFVAKVKELRLQRDDFEILKVIGRGAFGEVAVVRQRDSGQIFAMKMLHKWEMLKRAETACFREERDVLVKGDSRWVTALHYAFQDEEYLYLVMDYYAGGDLLTLLSRFEDRLPPELAQFYLAEMVLAIHSLHQLGYVHRDVKPDNILLDMNGHIRLADFGSCLRLNNSGMVDSSVAVGTPDYISPEILQAMEEGKGHYGPQCDWWSLGVCAYELLFGETPFYAESLVETYGKIMNHEDHLQFPDVPDVPASAQDLIRQLLCRQEERLGRRGLDDFRNHPFFEGVDWERLATSTAPYIPELRGPMDTSNFDVDDDTLNHPGTLPPPSHGTFLGHHLPFVGFTYTSGSPSPESSSEQLAPLERKLRCLEQEKLELSRKLQEALQTPSDHRELEQLRKEVQTLQDRLSETLGDSKADGCPAGSPGQDSDLRQERDQLLQELAEARVGQQAQARELREAKGRQEELLRKLQEAQEREAVMANQTQALNSQLEESYDAQSRLQAQVAALKREVTQLQRQRERSPEKASPQVKVTFHTASETNGTGSPEGGGPQETQLKQEVAALRAQLEQARGQGPSGKEEVLCQLQEENRRLSQEQERLIEELEREQQSKQRLEGERRETESNWEAQIADILSWVNDEKVSRGYLQALATKMAEELESLRNVGTQTLPSRPLDHQWKARRLQKMEASARLELQSALEAEIRAKQGLQEQLTQAQEAQLRAESRLQEAEKRHQALQQEVALLREELRVRGPLDTKPSNSLIPFLSFRSSEKDSAKDAGTSGEAPELRPEGRRSLRLGAVFPRMPAASTPPTESPPAKPGSHTLRPRSFPSPTKCLRCTSLMLGLGRQGLGCDVCGYFCHPTCAPQAPPCPVPPALLHTALGVHPETGTGTAYEGFLSVPRPSGVRRGWQRVFAALSDSRLLLFDAPDPKLSPASGALLQALDLRDPQFSATPVLAPDVIHAQSKDLPRIFRVTASQLTVPPATCTVLLLAESEGERERWLQVLGELQRLLLDAQPRPRPVYTLKEAYDNGLPLLSHALCAAIVDQERLALGTEEGLFVIHLHSNDIFQVGECRRVQRLAVSPAAGLLVALCGRGPSVRLFALAELENVEATSAKIPESRGCQALAAGRILQARTPVLCVAVKRQVLCYQLGPGPGPWQRRIRELQAPAPVQSLGLLGDRLCVGAAGTFTLYPLLNEAAPLVLGAGLVPEELPPSRGGLGEALGAVELSLSEFLLLFTTAGVYVDSGGRKSRMQELLWPAAPTGWGYAAPYLTVFSENAIDVFDVRRAEWVQTVPLKKVRPLNPEGSLFLFGTEKVRLTYLRNPRAEKDEFDIPNLTDNSRRQLFRTKSKRRFFFRVSEEQLQQQRREMLKDPFVRSKLISTPTNFNHLVHVGPTDGRPGARDLPPLAVEEKGRGARGSGPQRPHSFSEASRRPASMGSDGLAKDADPSKDSLTASTASASLPHVSTPFGRFKSDPGFSSPRSFCSWSSEEEALDISVQRVCVLPPGISEPCRLPDTGLRTTPEPPPSP from the exons ATGGAGCGGCGGCTGCGCGCGCTGGAGCGGCTGGCGCGGGGCGAGGCCGGTGGCGGCCCGGGGCTCGACGGCCTCCTGGATCTGCTGCTGGGGCTGCACCACGAGCTCAGCAGCGCCCCCCTGCGGCGGGAGCGCAATGTGGCGCAGTTCCTGAGCTGGG TCAGTCCCTTCGTAGCAAAGGTGAAAGAGCTGCGGCTGCAGAGAGACGACTTTGAGATCTTGAAGGTGATCGGCCGAGGGGCCTTCGGGGAG GTCGCTGTGGTGAGGCAGAGGGACAGTGGGCAGATTTTTGCCATGAAAATGCTGCACAAGTGGGAGATGCTGAAGAGGGCTGAG ACGGCCTGTTTCCGGGAGGAGCGGGATGTTCTGGTGAAGGGGGACAGCCGCTGGGTGACCGCTCTGCATTATGCTTTCCAAGATGAGGAGTATCTG TACCTGGTGATGGATTACTACGCTGGAGGGGACCTCCTCACTCTGCTGAGCCGCTTTGAAGACCGCCTCCCGCCCGAGCTGGCCCAGTTCTACCTGGCTGAGATGGTGCTGGCCATTCACTCGCTGCATCAGTTGGGCTACGTCCACAG ggatgTCAAGCCAGACAATATCCTGCTGGACATGAACGGGCACATCCGCTTGGCCGACTTTGGCTCCTGCCTACGTCTCAACAACAGTGGCATG GTGGACTCATCGGTGGCAGTGGGGACACCTGACTACATCTCCCCCGAGATCCTGCAGgccatggaggagggcaagggCCACTACGGCCCACAGTGCGACTGGTGGTCCCTGGGGGTCTGTGCCTATGAGCTGCTCTTCGGGGAGACGCCCTTCTATGCTGAATCTCTGGTGGAAACCTACGGCAAGATCATGAACCACGAG GACCACCTGCAGTTCCCCGACGTGCCCGACGTGCCAGCCAGTGCCCAAGACCTGATCCGCCAGCTGCTGTGCCGCCAGGAGGAGCGTCTGGGCCGAAGAGGGCTGGATGACTTCCGGAACCACCCCTTCTTTGAAGGCGTGGACTGGGAGAGGCTGGCGACCAGCACTGCCCCCTACATCCCCGAGTTGCGTGGGCCCATGGACACCTCCAACTTCGATGTGGACGACGACACCCTCAACCATCCA GGAACCCTGCCGCCGCCCTCCCACGGGACCTTCTTAGGCCACCACCTGCCATTCGTGGGCTTCACCTACACCTCAGGCAG tcccagccctgAGAGCAGCTCTGAGCAGTTGGCGCCGCTGGAGCGGAAGCTCCGCTGTCTGGAGCAGGAGAAGCTGGAGCTGAGCCGGAAGCTCCAAG AGGCTCTGCAGACCCCCTCGGACCATCGGGAGCTAGAGCAGCTGCGGAAGGAAGTGCAGACTCTACAGGACAGGCTGTCAG AGACGCTGGGGGACAGCAAGGCAGACGGGTGTCCGGCTGGCAGCCCAGGCCAGGACAGTGACCTGCGGCAGGAGAGAGACCAGCTCCTCCAG GAGCTGGCTGAGGCTCGGGTGGGGCAGCAGGCACAGGCGCGGGAGCTTCGCGAGGCCAAAGGGCGGCAGGAGGAGCTGCTCCGGAAGCTGCAAGAGGCCCAGGAGAGAGAGGCAGTCATGGCCAACCAGACCCAAGCCCTGAACTCCCAGCTGGAGGAATCCTACGATGCCCAGAGCAGG CTGCAAGCTCAGGTGGCCGCCCTGAAGCGAGAGGTGACTCAGCTCCAGAGACAGCGGGAACGAAGCCCGGAGAAGGCGTCTCCCCAGGTCAAGGTG ACCTTCCACACCGCCTCTGAGACCAACGGCACAGGGTCACCTGAGGGTGGCGGGCCCCaggagacacagctgaagcaggaGGTGGCTGCGCTGCGTGCACAGCTGGAGCAGGCCCGCGGCCAGGG GCCAAGCGGCAAGGAGGAGGTGCTGTGCCAGCTGCAGGAGGAGAACCGGCGGCTGAGCCAGGAGCAGGAGCGG CTCATAGAAGAGCTGGAGCGGGAACAGCAGAGCAAGCAAAGGCTGGAAGGTGAGCGGCGGGAGACGGAAAGCAACTGGGAGGCCCAGATCGCCGACATCCTCAGCTG GGTGAATGATGAGAAGGTGTCAAGAGGCTACCTGCAGGCCCTGGCCACCAAGATGGCCGAGGAGCTGGAGTCCTTGCGGAACGTGGGCACCCAGACTCTCCCTTCCCGGCCGCTG GACCACCAGTGGAAGGCACGGAGGCTGCAGAAGATGGAGGCTTCAGCCAGGCTGGAGCTGCAGTCAGCGCTGGAGGCCGAGATCCGGGCCAAGCAGGGCCTGCAGGAGCAGCTGACTCAGGCACAGGAGGCCCAGCTGCGGGCTGAGAG CCGTCTGCAGGAGGCCGAGAAGCGGCACCAGGCCTTGCAGCAGGAGGTGGCGTTGCTGCGGGAGGAGCTGCGGGTGCGTGGGCCGCTGG ACACCAAGCCTTCAAACTCCCTGATTCCCTTCCTGTCCTTCCGGAGCTCAGAG AAGGATTCCGCCAAAGATGCGGGCACCTCTGGAGAGGCGCCGGAGCTGAGGCCGGAGGGCCGCCGCAGCCTGCGGCTGGGG GCTGTGTTCCCCAGGATGCCTGCTGCCTCCACACCCCCTACAGAAAGTCCCCCTGCAAAG CCTGGCTCACACACGCTGCGTCCCCGGAGCTTCCCATCCCCCACTAAGTGTCTCCGCTGCACCTCGCTGATGCTGGGCCTGGGCCGCCAGGGCCTGGGCTGTGACG TTTGCGGCTACTTCTGTCACCCGACTTGTGCCCCACAGGCCCCCCCCTgccctgtgccccctgccctcctccacacGGCCCTGGGAGTGCACCCCGAAACGGGCACGGGCACCGCCTACGAGGGCTTCCTGTCG GTGCCACGGCCCTCGGGTGTCCGGCGGGGCTGGCAGCGAGTGTTCGCCGCCCTCAGCGACTCACGCCTGCTGCTCTTTGATGCCCCAGACCCGAAGCTCAGCCCGGCCAGCGGGGCCCTCCTGCAGGCTCTGGATCTGAG GGACCCCCAGTTCTCAGCCACCCCTGTCCTGGCCCCTGATGTTATCCACGCCCAATCCAAGGACCTGCCTCGCATCTTTAGG GTGACGGCCTCCCAGCTGACCGTGCCGCCTGCCACATGCACCGTGCTGCTGCTGGCGGAGAGCGAGGGTGAGCGGGAGCGCTGGCTGCAGGTGCTGGGCGAGCTGCAGCGGCTGCTGCTGGACGCgcagccccggccccggcctgtgTACACCCTCAAGGAGGCCTACGACAACGGGCTGCCGCTGCTGTCCCACGCGCTCTGCGCCGCCATCGTTG ACCAGGAACGCCTTGCTCTGGGCACCGAGGAAGGGCTGTTTGTGATCCACCTGCACAGTAACG ACATCTTCCAGGTGGGCGAGTGCCGGCGGGTGCAGCGGCTGGCCGTGAGCCCCGCTGCGGGCCTTCTGGTCGCGCTGTGTGGCCGAGGCCCCAGCGTGCGCCTCTTTGCCCTGGCAGAGCTGGAGAACGTGGAGGCAACCAGCGCCAAGATCCCCGAGTCTCGAGGCTGCCAGGCCCTGGCGGCCGGGCGCATCCTGCAGGCCCGCACCCCCGTGCTCTGTGTTGCGGTCAAGCGCCAGGTGCTCTGCTACCAGCTGGGCCCAGGCCCGGGGCCCTGGCAGCGCCGCATCCGTGAGCTTCAGGCACCAGCACCCGTGCAGAGCCTGGGGCTGCTGGGCGATCGGCTGTGCGTGGGCGCGGCTGGCACCTTCACCCTCTACCCGCTGCTTAACGAGGCAGCGCCTTTAGTGCTGGGGGCCGGTCTTGTGCCTGAGGAGCTCCCCCCATCCCGCGGGGGCCTGGGCGAGGCCCTGGGCGCTGTGGAGCTCAGCCTCAGTGAGTTCCTGCTGCTCTTCACTACTGCTGGGGTCTACGTGGACAGCGGCGGCCGCAAGTCTCGCATGCAAGAGCTGCTGTGGCCAGCAGCACCCACGGGCTGGG GTTATGCAGCCCCCTACCTGACAGTGTTCAGCGAGAATGCCATCGATGTGTTTGATGTGAGGAGGGCAGAATGGGTCCAGACCGTGCCACTCAAGAAG GTGCGACCCCTGAACCCAGAGGGCTCCCTGTTCCTCTTCGGTACCGAGAAGGTCCGGCTGACCTACCTCAGGAACCCGCGGGCAG AGAAGGACGAGTTCGACATCCCCAACCTCACGGACAACAGCCGGCGCCAGCTCTTCCGCACCAAGAGCAAGCGCCGCTTCTTCTTCCGCGTGTCAGaggagcagctgcagcagcagcgcAG ggagatgctgaaggacccTTTCGTGCGCTCCAAGCTCATCTCAACGCCCACCAACTTCAACCACCTGGTGCACGTGGGCCCTACAGACGGGAGACCTGGCGCCAGGGACCTGCCCCCTCTG GCTGTGGAAGAGAAGGGACGAGGTGCCCGTGGCTCTGGCCCGCAGCGGCCCCACAGCTTCTCCGAGGCCTCGCGGCGCCCAGCCTCCATGGGCAGTGACGGCCTCGCTAAAGACGCAGACCCCAGTAAGGACAGCCTCACCGCCTCCACTGCCTCTGCGTCCCTCCCCCATGTTTCCACCCCATTTGGACGCTTCAAATCTGACCCTGGATTTTCGTCCCCTCGCTCATTCTGCTCCTGGAGCAGTGAAGAGGAAGCCTTGGACATCTCTGTCCAGCGAGTCTGTGTCCTGCCCCCAGGGATCTCTGAGCCCTGCCGTCTCCCTGATACAG GTCTCAGAACGACCCCGgagcctccccccagcccctga